A single Armigeres subalbatus isolate Guangzhou_Male unplaced genomic scaffold, GZ_Asu_2 Contig803, whole genome shotgun sequence DNA region contains:
- the LOC134204659 gene encoding uncharacterized protein LOC134204659 has protein sequence MITLSEQNFDFYSNSEEVDAEMSQTSVVPTLGPLLHTYGRRRSIEQLLQDWETVPSVSDINVDDNTIKIVRIESLNENANPLCASSPGVVVMDAQSGCSCGKSDEVEKHKASMESLRRERDALLLENAQLKAQYTRLLDSLTSKLLPRPEKPFYEEEEEFLDCEVLIRLSHEAGDSDYLFLKFLMMKLFPDGLVGRSVTGRPSNNPPGRPKKSDMGSSENMPSMNHEVNRETGKIQLDPVKVKWIKRRLNERRIFLRDDAVAANVCYKGVGHLMTRVIANASR, from the exons ATGATCACGCTCTCGGAGCAAAACTTTGATTTCTATTCCAATTCCGAAGAGGTTGATGCTGAAATGAGTCAAACATCGGTTGTACCAACTCTGGGGCCACTATTGCATACCTATGGCCGCCGAAGATCTATTGAGCAGTTGCTGCAGGATTGGGAGACAGTTCCGTCGGTCTCTGATATCAATGTTGATGATAATACGATCAAAATCGTACGTATCGAGTCCCTTAACGAGAATGCCAATCCACTATGCGCATCGTCACCGGGTGTAGTTGTGATGGATGCTCAATCAG GTTGCTCTTGTGGAAAGTCTGACGAGGTTGAGAAACATAAAGCTTCGATGGAATCTTTGCGGAGAGAGAGGGATGCATTGCTTTTAGAGAACGCTCAGCTAAAAGCTCAATACACGAGGCTGTTAGATTCTCTAACATCGAAACTTCTACCAAGGCCAGAGAAGCCATTTTATGAGGAGGAAGAGGAGTTTCTGGATTGTGAAGTTCTAATACGATTGTCCCATGAAGCTGGTGACAGCGACTATttgttcctgaagttcctcatGATGAAGTTATTCCCAGATGGTTTGGTTGGACGCTCAGTAACGGGGCGCCCATCAAACAATCCCCCCGGCCGTCCAAAGAAAAGCGATATGGGGTCCTCTGAGAATATGCCCTCCATGAACCACGAAGTGAACAGAgaaacaggaaaaatacaactGGACCCGGTGAAGGTAAAGTGGATAAAAC GACGTCTAAACGAGCGCCGTATTTTCCTACGCGATGATGCTGTAGCAGCTAACGTGTGCTACAAAGGCGTAGGCCACCTGATGACAAGGGTCATTGCAAACGCTTCGCgttaa